In one Nitrospirota bacterium genomic region, the following are encoded:
- a CDS encoding acetate--CoA ligase family protein: MTDSQVSPDFSPCKHRESAFPEGLDVIFCPTKVAVIGASNRPESVGLAVFKNLLFGNFSGILYPVNLRAKSVCGVRAYPSISDIPDPVDLAVIIVPAASTPAVAREAAKKGVKGLVVISAGFRETGPAGAKIEEELLSICRENNIRLVGPNCLGVINTDGPVSLNASFARQKAHPGNIAFISQSGALCTAVLDFAAKRNMGFSKFISVGNKADVDELALIRYLHADPLTKVIMLYIEELRHGFEFIKTVREITGGDNPTPILAIKSGRTAEGAAAVSSHTGSLAGTEAVYNALFQQSGVFRVQTIEELFDCALAFGCQPLPKSNRIAIITNAGGPGIIATDVTIHSGLRLAKFSDKTTETLKNHLPSTANIHNPVDVIGDAGSERYRAALEAVLNDENVDGVIFILTPQSMTEIEKTASIIPDLARKSGKPVVASFMGLMDVSKGVAILEKNGIPHYPFPETAARVMGALYQHAQWIHRPHAREFELSFDRPRARKVIEESLASGVKYLGEVEGNEILAAYGFPVLPARLVTTAEEAAEAVRTLGACAFKIVSPQVIHKSDVGGVRVGVRTPEEAVSAFESIISAIRKNVPEAQIQGVYAQKMAAEGIEVILGINRYKVFGPLLMFGLGGIYVEIFKDVSFRLAPIRHNGAKFMVRSIKAYPMLTGARGAPLRDIEELEKCLMRLSALATENPEIAELDINPLIVHEQGSGCSIADCRILLDPDRTCA; this comes from the coding sequence ATGACAGACTCTCAAGTATCTCCTGACTTTAGCCCCTGCAAACACAGGGAATCCGCCTTTCCCGAAGGGCTGGACGTCATCTTTTGTCCTACAAAAGTGGCGGTAATCGGTGCATCAAATCGTCCTGAAAGTGTGGGCCTTGCTGTTTTTAAAAATCTTCTCTTTGGAAACTTTTCCGGTATTCTCTATCCCGTAAACCTGAGGGCGAAATCGGTTTGCGGTGTGAGGGCCTATCCATCAATCTCGGACATACCAGACCCGGTAGACCTGGCAGTGATTATTGTTCCGGCTGCATCCACCCCTGCAGTGGCCAGGGAGGCGGCAAAAAAAGGCGTAAAAGGCCTTGTCGTGATTTCAGCCGGGTTCAGGGAGACCGGTCCGGCAGGGGCAAAAATAGAGGAAGAACTCCTCTCCATCTGCCGGGAGAACAATATCAGACTTGTGGGACCCAACTGCCTTGGGGTAATCAACACAGACGGTCCTGTGAGTCTTAATGCCAGTTTTGCCAGGCAAAAGGCCCATCCCGGAAACATTGCCTTTATCAGTCAGTCAGGAGCCCTGTGCACAGCGGTTCTGGACTTTGCGGCAAAGAGAAACATGGGTTTTTCAAAGTTTATCTCAGTGGGCAACAAGGCTGATGTGGACGAGCTGGCCCTGATCCGCTACCTCCATGCAGACCCCCTGACAAAGGTCATCATGTTATATATAGAAGAACTGCGCCACGGCTTTGAGTTTATAAAAACAGTGCGGGAGATTACCGGAGGCGATAATCCCACACCGATTCTGGCCATTAAATCAGGCAGAACGGCTGAGGGGGCGGCAGCGGTCAGTTCCCATACCGGCTCACTTGCAGGCACTGAAGCTGTTTACAATGCCCTCTTCCAGCAGTCCGGGGTCTTCCGGGTGCAGACAATCGAGGAGCTCTTTGATTGCGCCCTTGCCTTCGGCTGTCAGCCCCTGCCCAAATCCAACCGCATCGCCATCATTACAAATGCCGGCGGCCCCGGCATTATCGCCACTGACGTCACCATTCATTCGGGCCTGAGACTTGCAAAATTCAGCGACAAAACCACAGAGACACTTAAAAACCATCTGCCCAGCACGGCAAACATTCACAATCCTGTGGATGTTATCGGAGACGCCGGTTCAGAGCGGTACCGTGCAGCGCTTGAAGCCGTATTAAATGATGAGAATGTGGATGGTGTCATCTTTATTCTCACCCCGCAGTCCATGACAGAGATCGAGAAGACCGCATCCATTATTCCGGACCTGGCCCGAAAGAGCGGAAAACCGGTAGTCGCCTCTTTTATGGGCCTGATGGATGTCTCAAAGGGTGTTGCAATCCTTGAGAAAAACGGGATTCCTCATTATCCCTTCCCGGAGACTGCGGCCCGGGTCATGGGTGCGCTGTACCAGCACGCCCAGTGGATTCACCGTCCCCATGCCAGGGAGTTTGAGCTTTCATTCGACAGGCCCAGGGCCAGGAAGGTGATCGAGGAGTCTTTGGCCTCCGGCGTAAAATACCTGGGTGAAGTGGAAGGGAATGAAATCCTTGCAGCATATGGGTTTCCTGTATTACCGGCCCGGCTTGTCACAACTGCCGAGGAAGCGGCTGAGGCCGTAAGGACACTCGGTGCCTGTGCCTTCAAGATTGTTTCGCCACAGGTTATTCACAAGTCTGACGTGGGCGGAGTCAGGGTGGGGGTCAGGACTCCGGAGGAAGCGGTTTCAGCCTTTGAGTCCATAATCTCTGCGATCCGCAAGAACGTGCCCGAGGCACAGATACAGGGCGTTTATGCCCAAAAAATGGCTGCCGAAGGGATTGAGGTGATTCTCGGCATTAACCGGTATAAAGTCTTTGGCCCACTCCTCATGTTCGGGCTGGGCGGCATATATGTGGAAATTTTTAAGGATGTCAGTTTCAGGCTCGCGCCAATCAGGCACAACGGGGCAAAATTCATGGTGCGCTCCATCAAGGCCTATCCAATGCTGACAGGGGCTCGGGGAGCACCATTGCGAGATATCGAGGAGCTGGAAAAATGCCTTATGCGGCTTTCAGCCCTGGCCACTGAAAATCCGGAAATCGCTGAGCTGGATATCAACCCCCTCATTGTTCACGAACAGGGCTCGGGATGTTCCATCGCAGACTGCCGTATCCTTCTCGATCCAGACCGTACCTGTGCCTGA
- the nth gene encoding endonuclease III has translation MEKDPFKILISCILSLRTQDRTTGEASRRLFALASTPEAMAALSEDDIRKAIYPVGFYKVKAGRIKALSEIIARKYNGRVPDNIDELLKLKGVGRKTANLVVTLAYNRPGICVDTHVHRITNRWGYVRTKTPEETEFVLRGKLPGQYWKEINGLLVAFGQGICKPVSPLCSTCYIHDFCDRVGVSRSR, from the coding sequence ATGGAAAAGGACCCCTTTAAAATACTCATCTCCTGCATACTCAGTCTGAGAACCCAGGACAGGACTACAGGCGAGGCATCAAGGAGACTGTTTGCCCTTGCCTCCACACCTGAGGCCATGGCTGCACTGAGTGAGGATGATATCCGGAAGGCCATCTATCCTGTTGGTTTCTATAAGGTCAAGGCAGGACGGATAAAGGCGCTGAGTGAGATTATAGCCCGCAAATACAACGGCAGGGTGCCTGACAACATTGACGAACTTCTTAAGTTAAAGGGTGTTGGCAGAAAGACCGCCAACCTTGTTGTCACCCTTGCCTACAACCGGCCGGGTATATGTGTTGACACCCACGTGCACAGGATTACCAACCGCTGGGGTTATGTCAGGACAAAAACCCCGGAGGAGACCGAATTCGTGCTCAGGGGAAAACTCCCCGGGCAATACTGGAAGGAGATAAACGGCCTGCTTGTGGCCTTTGGTCAGGGCATATGCAAACCCGTCTCCCCGCTCTGCAGTACCTGCTACATTCATGATTTCTGTGACAGGGTTGGAGTTTCCCGCAGCAGGTAA